A single genomic interval of Oceanithermus profundus DSM 14977 harbors:
- a CDS encoding type IV pilus twitching motility protein PilT translates to MLKAMVAQRASDIHLQAGAPPTVRIDGKLKPFSPKELSPAEVEQIIKVLLTPEQWEMFEYQKEMDFAYTIPGVARFRCNLLRQRGSMGLVMRVISDAIPSFEALGLPRPIMEHFGGQERGLVLITGPTGSGKSTTLAALIDHINAHYPKNIITIEDPIEYLHKNKKSLVVQREVGVDTDSFQSGLKYSMRQDPDVILIGEMRDRETVEAAITAAQTGHLVFSTLHTLDSIRTINRIIDFFPLHEHQQIRILLAESLLGIVSQRLLPRADGRGRALAHEVLVATPLIREYIKDEAKTPQIKEALMEDNVRGMHTFDQHLVELYKEGVISLEDAQDFATSPHEFKLLLTQMTGQSFTD, encoded by the coding sequence ATGCTGAAGGCGATGGTGGCGCAGCGCGCCTCCGACATCCACCTGCAGGCGGGGGCGCCGCCGACGGTGCGCATCGACGGTAAGCTCAAGCCCTTCAGCCCCAAGGAGCTCAGCCCCGCCGAGGTGGAGCAGATCATCAAGGTGCTGCTCACCCCCGAGCAGTGGGAGATGTTCGAGTACCAGAAGGAGATGGACTTCGCCTACACGATCCCCGGCGTCGCCCGGTTCCGCTGCAACCTCCTGCGTCAGCGCGGCTCCATGGGCCTGGTGATGCGCGTCATCTCCGACGCCATTCCCAGCTTCGAGGCTTTGGGGCTGCCGCGCCCGATCATGGAACATTTCGGCGGGCAGGAGCGCGGCCTCGTCCTCATCACCGGCCCCACGGGCTCCGGTAAGTCCACCACCCTGGCGGCGCTGATCGATCACATCAACGCCCACTACCCCAAGAACATCATCACCATCGAGGATCCGATCGAGTACCTGCACAAGAACAAGAAGAGCCTGGTGGTGCAGCGCGAGGTGGGCGTCGACACCGACTCCTTCCAGTCGGGCCTCAAGTACTCGATGCGCCAGGACCCCGACGTGATCCTGATCGGCGAGATGCGCGACCGCGAGACCGTGGAGGCCGCGATCACCGCCGCCCAGACGGGCCACCTGGTCTTCTCGACCTTGCACACCCTCGATTCGATCCGCACGATCAACCGCATCATCGACTTCTTCCCGCTGCACGAGCACCAGCAGATCCGCATCCTGCTGGCCGAGTCGCTCCTCGGCATCGTTTCCCAGCGCCTGCTGCCGCGCGCCGACGGCCGCGGCCGGGCGCTCGCCCACGAGGTGCTCGTGGCCACGCCGCTGATCCGCGAGTACATCAAGGACGAGGCCAAGACGCCGCAGATTAAGGAGGCGCTGATGGAGGACAACGTGCGCGGCATGCACACCTTCGATCAGCACCTGGTCGAGCTCTACAAGGAAGGCGTCATCTCCCTGGAGGACGCGCAGGACTTCGCCACCAGCCCGCACGAGTTCAAGCTGCTGCTCACCCAGATGACCGGACAGAGCTTCACCGACTGA
- the fba gene encoding class II fructose-1,6-bisphosphate aldolase, which produces MLVTGLEILSQARKQGYGVGAFNTNNMEITQAILEAAEAKRSPVILALSEGALKYGGRELTTMVREAARDASVPVAVHLDHGSSYETVLRALRYGFTSVMIDKSGEDFETNVRETRRVVEAAHAVGVSVEAELGRLAGIEEHVAVDEKDALLTNPREAQVFVEQTGIDFLAVAIGTSHGPYKGKGKPFIDHARLVEIAGLLGDDYPLVLHGASGVPQELVQRFRAAGGEIGDAHGIAPEDIQKAIAEGIAKINTDTDLRLAFATRVREVLNAEPKVFDPRKILGPAREEMRKVVEARMDLFGSSGRA; this is translated from the coding sequence ATGCTCGTAACCGGTCTGGAGATCCTGTCCCAAGCCCGCAAGCAAGGCTACGGCGTCGGCGCCTTCAACACCAACAACATGGAGATCACCCAGGCGATCCTGGAGGCGGCCGAGGCCAAGCGCAGCCCCGTGATCCTCGCGCTTTCCGAGGGGGCGCTCAAGTACGGCGGACGCGAGCTCACCACGATGGTGCGCGAGGCCGCCCGCGACGCCTCCGTGCCGGTGGCGGTGCACCTGGACCACGGCTCGTCGTACGAAACGGTGCTGCGGGCGCTGCGCTACGGCTTCACCTCGGTGATGATCGACAAGTCGGGGGAAGACTTCGAGACCAACGTCCGGGAGACCCGGCGCGTCGTCGAGGCGGCCCACGCCGTGGGCGTCAGCGTCGAGGCCGAGCTGGGGCGGCTCGCGGGCATCGAGGAGCACGTGGCCGTGGACGAGAAGGACGCCCTGCTCACCAACCCGCGCGAGGCCCAGGTCTTCGTCGAGCAGACCGGGATCGACTTCCTGGCGGTGGCCATCGGCACCTCGCACGGTCCCTACAAGGGCAAGGGCAAGCCGTTCATCGACCACGCCCGCCTGGTCGAGATCGCCGGTCTGCTGGGCGACGACTACCCGCTGGTGCTGCACGGGGCGAGCGGGGTGCCCCAGGAGCTGGTGCAGCGCTTCCGCGCCGCCGGCGGCGAGATCGGCGACGCCCACGGCATCGCCCCGGAGGACATCCAGAAGGCCATCGCCGAGGGCATCGCCAAGATCAACACCGACACCGACCTGCGCCTGGCCTTCGCCACCCGGGTGCGCGAAGTCCTGAACGCCGAGCCCAAGGTCTTCGACCCGCGCAAGATCCTCGGCCCCGCGCGCGAGGAGATGCGCAAAGTGGTTGAGGCGCGCATGGACCTCTTCGGCTCGAGCGGCCGCGCCTGA
- the panC gene encoding pantoate--beta-alanine ligase — MRILRKPEDLPRTGPRPRGLVPTMGYLHEGHLELIRRSAAENAETAVSIFVNPLQFGAGEDYETYPRDLERDARLAEEAGADWIFHPDPATMYPPGFATTVHVGGPLTERWEGERRPGHFDGVATVVTKLFNLVRPDRAYFGEKDYQQLQVVRRFTADLDLGVEIVPVPIVREPDGLARSSRNVYLTPEERPKATVLYRALLAVREAAAAGASPREAERAGARVLAEVPEFAPDYLAVVHPETLEPLQEWVPGARAIVAGRFPTVRLIDNMEVWNP, encoded by the coding sequence GTGAGGATCCTCCGGAAACCGGAAGACCTGCCACGGACCGGGCCTAGGCCCCGCGGCCTGGTGCCCACGATGGGCTACCTGCACGAAGGGCACCTGGAGCTGATTCGCCGCTCGGCGGCGGAGAACGCCGAGACCGCGGTCTCGATCTTCGTCAACCCGCTCCAGTTCGGTGCGGGGGAGGACTACGAAACCTACCCGCGCGACCTCGAGCGCGACGCCCGCCTGGCCGAGGAGGCGGGGGCCGACTGGATCTTCCACCCCGATCCCGCGACGATGTACCCGCCCGGTTTCGCCACCACCGTGCACGTCGGCGGCCCGCTCACCGAGCGCTGGGAGGGCGAGCGCCGGCCCGGCCACTTCGACGGCGTGGCCACGGTGGTGACCAAGCTGTTCAACCTCGTTCGGCCCGACCGGGCCTACTTCGGCGAGAAGGACTACCAGCAGCTGCAGGTGGTGCGCCGCTTCACCGCCGACCTCGACCTGGGCGTCGAGATCGTGCCGGTGCCCATCGTGCGCGAACCCGACGGGCTGGCGCGCTCGAGCCGCAACGTCTACCTGACGCCCGAAGAGCGCCCGAAGGCCACCGTGCTCTACCGGGCGCTTTTGGCCGTGCGCGAGGCCGCCGCCGCCGGGGCCTCGCCCCGGGAGGCGGAGCGGGCGGGGGCGCGCGTCCTGGCCGAGGTGCCCGAGTTCGCCCCCGACTACCTGGCCGTGGTGCACCCGGAGACGCTCGAGCCTTTGCAAGAATGGGTACCGGGAGCCCGGGCCATTGTGGCCGGCCGCTTCCCTACGGTACGCTTGATTGACAACATGGAGGTTTGGAACCCGTGA